A region from the Brevibacterium paucivorans genome encodes:
- a CDS encoding FtsX-like permease family protein, protein MRKGSFVAAFVVLMCASALIAASGVLAESGLRSTGEPHRYTQADAVVIADRSFTPDDGDFTTTTRLTESPGLPNGLIETIQALPEVETAIGDDDLDLMLGTHASAEPTPVEGHAWQTSEFGPYTLVRGDAPSSPGEIVLTESISARFGVTAGDAITVYHQAMPHDYQVTGIVADPLDSVENTDLVFLHDADAHLFAPSPDRVSAIAIIAADQVSDREVTEALDQATAQDGAEVLTGASISRAEHGELEQGRGLLLLVAASFGGFAVLISLFMVAGTLALALNARRREFAVLRAMGATPGQVLSMVGAEALLLAGLASTLGALPGFALAEGMRRVFARVGVMPESLVLSFSPIPVLVAVALTVLTAWLGAITVASGPAHIRPVEAMRDASREARQPAGWRTIVGLICVALGLGAALIPIGLRSDAGTAGTSSAALLLVIGLALAGPFVLRPLVTVVTRPLRRFGVSGFLAAENSEAQVRRLGGVLMPLLLAIGFTLPMVYSQTILAQAVTDQIEEGITADVVIADTGSGGIDPDVLAAIQSLPETGTVTAVQDTQILLPYSIFGDPDVTQTTARGISADGITTTLDPDIVSGDLTDLTGSTIAVDRSTARIISAQVGDDIEVVLGDGTSTTLTVVAVYDRGLGLGGAILPSQVLDRHAAAPTQALISADGSATSDALHAALADLLARYPTLTIADQATLADQSRSETMMTSWVNLTGLVVIVAFISITVVNNLVMATLERAREFSLLRLIGTTRAQILRMLCYEALVITVLAIVLGSLIATIPLTVLSLAFLGNPLPAASPWVYIGVIATAAVLALTSTLTPATRILRQPTTSTIGIRE, encoded by the coding sequence GTGCGCAAAGGATCGTTCGTCGCCGCGTTCGTCGTGTTGATGTGCGCATCGGCGCTGATAGCCGCGTCCGGGGTGCTTGCCGAGTCCGGTTTGCGCAGCACTGGCGAACCCCATCGGTATACGCAGGCCGATGCGGTCGTCATCGCTGACCGGTCCTTCACCCCTGACGATGGAGACTTCACCACGACCACGCGACTCACAGAATCACCGGGCCTCCCAAATGGTCTGATCGAGACGATCCAGGCTTTGCCCGAGGTTGAGACCGCCATTGGCGACGACGACCTCGACTTGATGCTCGGCACGCATGCCTCTGCTGAGCCGACCCCAGTCGAGGGCCACGCGTGGCAGACATCGGAATTCGGCCCCTACACACTCGTCCGCGGCGATGCTCCGAGCAGTCCAGGAGAGATCGTGCTCACCGAGTCGATCTCCGCCCGGTTCGGCGTCACCGCTGGCGATGCGATCACCGTGTACCACCAAGCGATGCCGCACGACTACCAAGTTACCGGGATCGTCGCTGATCCACTCGACTCCGTAGAGAACACCGACCTGGTGTTCCTGCACGACGCCGACGCGCACCTGTTCGCCCCGAGTCCGGATCGGGTCTCAGCGATCGCCATCATCGCCGCAGACCAGGTGAGCGATCGTGAAGTCACGGAAGCCCTTGATCAGGCGACGGCGCAGGATGGTGCCGAGGTATTGACCGGAGCGTCGATCAGCCGGGCAGAACACGGGGAACTGGAGCAAGGTCGGGGCCTGCTGTTGCTGGTCGCGGCCTCATTCGGTGGCTTCGCCGTGTTGATCTCGCTGTTCATGGTCGCAGGCACCCTGGCATTGGCGTTGAATGCGCGGCGACGTGAGTTTGCGGTGCTTCGTGCGATGGGAGCGACACCCGGCCAGGTGCTCTCGATGGTCGGAGCCGAAGCGCTCTTGCTCGCTGGACTCGCCTCGACGCTCGGGGCTCTGCCGGGCTTTGCACTGGCTGAGGGCATGCGCCGTGTCTTTGCCCGCGTCGGTGTCATGCCCGAATCGCTCGTCCTGTCTTTCAGCCCGATCCCGGTGCTCGTCGCTGTCGCGCTTACTGTGCTCACTGCCTGGCTTGGTGCCATCACCGTCGCCTCCGGGCCTGCACACATTCGTCCGGTCGAGGCGATGCGAGACGCCTCTCGCGAAGCCCGACAGCCAGCCGGGTGGCGCACGATTGTCGGCCTCATCTGCGTGGCGCTCGGCCTCGGTGCTGCGCTGATCCCGATCGGGCTACGTAGCGACGCCGGAACCGCCGGAACGAGTAGCGCCGCGCTCCTCCTCGTGATCGGGCTCGCCCTCGCCGGCCCGTTCGTGCTCCGTCCACTCGTCACCGTGGTCACACGGCCTCTACGTCGTTTCGGCGTCAGCGGGTTCCTCGCTGCAGAGAATTCCGAGGCTCAGGTGCGTCGTCTAGGGGGCGTTCTGATGCCGCTTCTGTTGGCCATCGGGTTTACGCTCCCGATGGTCTACAGCCAAACCATCCTCGCCCAGGCCGTCACCGACCAGATCGAAGAAGGCATTACCGCTGACGTCGTTATCGCCGACACCGGTTCGGGTGGCATTGACCCGGACGTGCTCGCCGCGATCCAGTCGCTTCCCGAAACCGGAACTGTCACGGCAGTGCAGGACACCCAGATACTCCTGCCGTACTCGATCTTCGGCGACCCTGACGTCACCCAGACCACCGCTCGTGGCATCAGTGCAGACGGAATCACCACGACGCTCGATCCCGACATCGTCAGCGGCGATCTCACCGACCTCACTGGATCAACGATCGCTGTCGACCGCTCCACCGCCCGCATCATCAGCGCCCAGGTCGGCGATGACATCGAGGTCGTTCTCGGCGACGGCACAAGCACGACGCTCACGGTCGTCGCGGTCTACGACCGGGGCCTCGGACTGGGCGGCGCGATCCTGCCCTCCCAAGTGCTCGACAGGCACGCCGCAGCACCTACACAGGCACTCATCAGTGCCGACGGGTCCGCCACCTCCGATGCGCTTCACGCGGCACTCGCAGACCTGCTCGCCCGGTATCCGACCCTGACTATCGCAGATCAGGCGACGTTGGCCGATCAATCACGCTCTGAAACCATGATGACCTCTTGGGTGAACCTCACCGGGCTGGTCGTGATCGTCGCGTTCATCAGCATCACCGTGGTCAACAACCTCGTCATGGCGACCCTCGAGCGGGCCCGCGAGTTCTCCCTGCTTAGACTCATCGGCACCACCCGCGCACAAATCCTCCGAATGCTCTGTTACGAAGCCCTGGTTATCACCGTCCTCGCCATCGTGCTGGGTAGCCTCATCGCAACGATACCCCTGACCGTGCTGAGCCTGGCGTTCCTTGGTAACCCCCTCCCAGCAGCCTCGCCTTGGGTCTACATCGGCGTGATCGCCACTGCCGCCGTGCTCGCGCTCACATCTACCCTCACTCCGGCCACTCGCATTCTCCGGCAGCCCACGACGTCGACGATCGGAATCCGCGAGTGA
- a CDS encoding tyrosine recombinase XerC, with the protein MATSPHNATATGEPQHDRLSAQYVDALNRFHNELTVHKNASEHTVRNYIADATNLMQFLTHDGNGDPIPLADIEIGNLRQWLLHLSAQGASSGTLARRIAGIRSFFTFTTRAGITATNPASRLSTPKKATRLPTVLQQSHTEDVFTQPFEPPADDAKLTKTQRATRARDIALVELLYATGMRVSELVNLDATDVDWTAGLITVLGKGNKQRRIPFGGPSQRALTEWLEVRNHLASDGQEALFVGVRGGRINQRQVRDVVHKATAKRANSPEISPHGLRHSAATHMVENGADIRQVQEFLGHATLSSTQIYTHVSLGKLKDSYTQAHPRA; encoded by the coding sequence ATGGCGACTTCCCCACACAACGCCACCGCAACTGGCGAACCTCAGCATGACCGGTTGAGTGCCCAATACGTCGACGCACTTAACCGCTTTCACAACGAACTGACGGTACACAAGAACGCATCGGAACACACCGTGCGCAACTACATCGCCGACGCCACCAACCTCATGCAATTCCTCACCCACGACGGCAACGGTGACCCCATCCCTTTGGCCGACATCGAAATCGGCAACCTCCGCCAGTGGCTACTCCACCTATCTGCCCAAGGCGCCTCGTCCGGAACCCTCGCCCGTCGCATCGCAGGCATACGGTCATTCTTCACGTTCACCACCCGGGCAGGCATCACCGCCACCAACCCGGCCAGCAGACTATCCACGCCCAAAAAAGCCACCCGCCTGCCCACCGTCCTTCAGCAGTCCCACACTGAAGACGTCTTCACTCAACCGTTTGAGCCACCTGCGGACGATGCGAAGCTCACCAAGACCCAACGTGCTACACGCGCACGCGACATCGCACTCGTCGAACTGCTGTACGCCACCGGCATGCGCGTGTCCGAACTCGTCAACCTTGATGCCACCGACGTCGACTGGACCGCCGGGCTCATCACAGTTCTAGGAAAAGGAAACAAGCAACGCCGCATCCCATTCGGCGGTCCTTCACAACGCGCACTCACCGAATGGTTAGAAGTCAGAAACCACCTGGCCAGTGACGGTCAAGAAGCCTTGTTTGTAGGCGTCCGAGGCGGCAGGATCAACCAGCGCCAAGTACGCGACGTGGTCCACAAGGCCACGGCAAAACGGGCCAACTCACCGGAAATCTCGCCCCACGGTCTACGCCACTCGGCTGCCACCCACATGGTTGAAAACGGGGCCGACATCCGCCAAGTACAAGAGTTCCTGGGCCACGCAACCCTGAGCTCAACCCAGATATACACGCACGTGAGCCTGGGCAAACTTAAGGACTCCTACACGCAGGCCCACCCACGCGCCTAA
- a CDS encoding NAD(P)-binding oxidoreductase, which yields MSTRIAIIGGHGKIARLVTERKGDVSITSVVRNPDHVDELSAMGAHPVVLDVETVAVSELAEVVKGHDAVVFLAGAGGGSGVFRKYTSDLKAAITSQQAAKEAGVARFVQVSFVGAEHPTAEGTDPVFAAYWDAKRIADDSLRASDLDFTIVKPGRLTDEPETRKLSVSQGEVRKGSTTARADVANFILHVLNDERTYGKDLDILDGDTPMEDSLNAFLA from the coding sequence ATGAGCACACGTATTGCAATCATTGGTGGACACGGAAAAATTGCTCGTCTCGTCACAGAACGTAAGGGTGACGTCAGTATCACCAGCGTGGTGAGAAACCCTGATCATGTCGATGAGCTCAGCGCAATGGGCGCTCACCCAGTTGTTCTCGATGTGGAAACAGTGGCGGTTTCAGAACTGGCCGAGGTCGTTAAAGGTCACGACGCTGTGGTGTTCCTCGCTGGTGCGGGTGGAGGTTCGGGCGTGTTCCGGAAATACACCTCGGACTTGAAAGCCGCGATCACTTCTCAGCAGGCAGCCAAGGAAGCCGGCGTGGCCCGGTTTGTACAGGTGTCGTTCGTGGGAGCAGAGCACCCAACTGCAGAAGGCACTGACCCGGTCTTTGCCGCGTACTGGGATGCCAAACGTATTGCCGATGACTCGCTTCGGGCGTCTGACTTGGACTTCACGATTGTCAAGCCTGGTCGTCTGACAGATGAACCCGAGACCAGGAAACTCTCGGTTTCCCAGGGTGAGGTACGTAAGGGTTCGACCACGGCGCGTGCCGATGTAGCGAACTTCATTCTGCACGTCCTGAATGATGAGCGCACGTATGGAAAAGACCTGGACATCCTCGACGGGGATACCCCGATGGAGGACTCACTCAACGCATTTCTTGCCTAG
- a CDS encoding D-alanyl-D-alanine carboxypeptidase family protein codes for MISRILTVVSWLVLAMTLMSATHVPDSVVYAAPGEHSDEPSGTWMTPVPGFEVIRGFDKPDKNWQSGHRGVDVLALPGEPVRAPGFGVVRFVGVIAGKRVMSVEVGNYVVSYESVDSDLKKGDDITPGMHMAKVSSPSHCPQGCVHVGVWRKDRAKDYLNPVDFFSSGASILLPEAQAPKPLAVDQQPSYKGKGKGAGPWGGHQNGRIPAVAMCAVKSAPGHMLRCDAARAFDELSAAFKAQFGRPISVTDSYRTYEQQVILKKRKGRMAATPGRSNHGWGLAVDLGGGINRFGTSEHRWLRTNGPKYGWDHPGWARQGGSLPEPWHWEFMG; via the coding sequence ATGATTTCTCGAATTTTGACTGTAGTTTCGTGGCTCGTTTTAGCGATGACGCTGATGAGTGCCACACATGTTCCAGATTCCGTGGTGTATGCGGCACCCGGTGAGCACTCAGATGAACCGTCTGGCACGTGGATGACTCCGGTGCCTGGGTTTGAAGTGATTCGTGGTTTCGATAAGCCAGACAAGAATTGGCAGTCCGGGCACCGAGGTGTCGATGTCCTGGCGCTTCCAGGTGAGCCCGTGCGTGCCCCAGGTTTTGGGGTGGTGCGGTTCGTGGGAGTGATCGCGGGGAAACGCGTGATGAGTGTCGAGGTAGGTAACTATGTGGTGAGTTATGAGTCGGTCGACAGCGATTTGAAGAAGGGCGATGACATTACCCCGGGGATGCACATGGCTAAGGTGTCCTCACCGTCGCATTGCCCGCAAGGGTGCGTGCATGTGGGTGTATGGCGTAAGGACAGAGCGAAAGATTACCTCAATCCGGTAGATTTCTTCTCTTCTGGCGCTTCGATCCTTCTACCAGAGGCGCAAGCGCCTAAACCCTTGGCAGTCGATCAACAGCCGAGTTATAAGGGCAAAGGTAAAGGAGCAGGCCCGTGGGGTGGGCACCAAAACGGGCGAATCCCAGCAGTCGCAATGTGCGCTGTGAAGTCAGCGCCTGGGCACATGCTCAGATGCGATGCAGCCCGAGCCTTCGATGAATTGTCAGCTGCGTTCAAGGCCCAGTTCGGCCGGCCGATCTCAGTGACTGACTCATACCGCACATATGAGCAGCAGGTGATCCTGAAGAAACGCAAAGGCAGAATGGCAGCGACCCCAGGTCGGTCGAACCACGGGTGGGGCCTTGCCGTGGACCTCGGCGGAGGCATCAACCGCTTTGGTACATCAGAGCATCGGTGGTTGCGCACAAACGGCCCTAAGTACGGGTGGGATCACCCCGGCTGGGCACGCCAAGGCGGGTCATTGCCTGAGCCGTGGCACTGGGAGTTCATGGGCTAA
- the rpsB gene encoding 30S ribosomal protein S2, with the protein MAVVTTRQLLDSGVHFGHQTRRWNPKMKRFIFTERNGIYIIDLQQTLGYIDTAFEFIKETVAHGGSIMFVGTKKQAQEAIAEQAQRVGQPFVNQRWLGGMLTNFQTISGRLRRLKELEEIDFDDVAGSGHTKKELLILSREKEKLERTLGGIRDMQRTPSAVWIVDTKKEHLAVDEAKKLGIPIVGILDTNCDPDEVDYPIPGNDDSIRSVALLTRVVADAVAEGLLKRHSSDEGEKNVSAVDVEPMPEWERELLEGKSGDDAKAEDAKADEAKAEETKEAKDETKAADAMEEPKAEAAQEESKEEAAADADDKSTEA; encoded by the coding sequence ATGGCCGTCGTCACCACTCGCCAGTTGCTCGACTCCGGTGTTCACTTTGGTCACCAGACTCGTCGCTGGAACCCCAAGATGAAGCGTTTCATTTTCACGGAACGCAACGGCATCTACATCATTGACCTGCAGCAGACGCTGGGCTACATCGACACCGCATTCGAGTTCATCAAAGAAACCGTTGCGCACGGCGGATCGATCATGTTCGTCGGAACCAAGAAGCAGGCCCAGGAAGCTATTGCCGAACAGGCACAGCGCGTTGGTCAGCCATTCGTGAACCAGCGCTGGTTGGGCGGTATGCTCACCAACTTCCAGACCATCTCCGGTCGTCTGCGCCGTCTGAAGGAACTCGAAGAAATCGACTTCGACGACGTAGCTGGATCGGGTCACACCAAGAAGGAACTGCTCATCCTGTCGCGCGAAAAGGAAAAGCTTGAGCGCACCCTGGGCGGTATCCGCGACATGCAGCGCACCCCTTCAGCAGTGTGGATCGTTGACACCAAGAAGGAACACCTGGCTGTTGACGAAGCTAAGAAGCTTGGTATCCCAATCGTGGGTATCCTCGACACCAACTGCGACCCTGACGAAGTTGACTACCCAATCCCAGGTAACGACGACTCGATTCGCTCCGTAGCCCTTCTGACCCGCGTCGTTGCAGACGCAGTTGCCGAAGGTCTGCTCAAGCGCCACTCGTCTGACGAAGGTGAAAAGAACGTCTCCGCTGTTGACGTTGAACCAATGCCAGAATGGGAACGCGAACTCCTCGAAGGTAAGAGCGGGGACGACGCTAAGGCAGAAGACGCTAAGGCTGACGAAGCCAAGGCAGAAGAAACAAAGGAAGCCAAGGACGAAACCAAGGCTGCCGACGCTATGGAAGAACCCAAAGCAGAAGCAGCCCAGGAAGAATCCAAGGAAGAAGCCGCCGCTGACGCCGACGACAAGTCGACCGAAGCCTGA
- the tsf gene encoding translation elongation factor Ts — protein MANYTAADIKALREKTGAGMMDVKKALDEAQGDQAKAVEILRVKGLKGATKREGRSTSDGLVAIKTDGGVGTMIEFNSETDFVAKSDKFISLADEILELAVANNASDAEEFKNVEIDGKPVSQIITEGGASLGEKVDLKTVARLEGAKVASYLHRTNKDLPPQVGVLLAYEGDNDQAAHDVAVHIAALAPKYFSREDVPAELVEKEREIALETAKNEGKPEAALPKIVEGRVNGFFKENVLLDQGFAKEPKKSVQSILDEAGIKATGFARVRVGS, from the coding sequence ATGGCAAACTACACCGCCGCTGACATCAAGGCTCTGCGCGAAAAGACCGGTGCAGGCATGATGGACGTGAAGAAGGCTCTTGACGAGGCTCAGGGCGACCAGGCCAAGGCTGTTGAAATCCTGCGCGTAAAGGGCCTCAAGGGTGCCACCAAGCGCGAAGGACGTTCGACCTCGGACGGTCTTGTTGCTATCAAGACCGACGGTGGCGTCGGTACCATGATCGAATTCAACTCCGAAACCGACTTCGTTGCTAAGTCCGACAAGTTCATCAGCCTGGCTGACGAAATTCTGGAACTGGCAGTGGCGAACAACGCTTCGGACGCTGAAGAGTTCAAGAACGTGGAAATCGACGGCAAGCCTGTCTCCCAGATCATCACCGAAGGTGGTGCCTCCCTGGGCGAAAAGGTTGACCTGAAGACCGTTGCGCGCCTCGAAGGTGCCAAGGTCGCTTCCTACCTGCACCGCACCAACAAGGACCTGCCTCCACAGGTTGGTGTTCTGCTGGCATACGAAGGTGACAACGACCAGGCTGCACACGACGTAGCCGTGCACATCGCTGCTCTTGCACCTAAGTACTTCAGCCGCGAAGACGTTCCAGCTGAACTGGTTGAAAAGGAACGCGAAATCGCTTTGGAAACCGCAAAGAACGAAGGCAAGCCAGAAGCTGCTCTGCCAAAGATCGTTGAAGGCCGCGTCAACGGATTCTTCAAGGAAAACGTTCTGCTGGACCAGGGCTTTGCCAAGGAGCCAAAGAAGTCGGTTCAGTCCATCCTGGACGAAGCTGGCATCAAGGCAACCGGTTTCGCACGCGTGCGTGTGGGATCCTAA
- a CDS encoding peroxiredoxin, giving the protein MTLMLGDVAPDFTSETSAGEISFHDWAGDNWVVLFSHPADFTPVCTTELGRVAQLSDEWAKRDVKPIALSVDSKEDHDNWISDINSYGNTTVEYPIIADPNKTVAELYGMIHPNEGDTSSVRSVFIIDPAKKIRLTMTYPKSTGRNFDEILRVIDALQTADRAEVATPVDWKSGDRIVVPPTVTTDEARERFDDVQESFPYLRTAQIRGN; this is encoded by the coding sequence ATGACCCTCATGCTCGGTGACGTAGCCCCAGACTTCACCTCCGAAACCTCGGCTGGCGAAATCTCGTTCCACGACTGGGCTGGTGACAACTGGGTTGTGCTCTTCTCGCACCCAGCCGACTTCACCCCCGTCTGCACCACCGAGCTGGGTCGCGTCGCACAGCTGAGCGACGAATGGGCAAAGCGGGACGTTAAGCCAATCGCCCTGTCAGTGGACTCGAAAGAAGACCACGACAACTGGATCTCCGACATCAACTCCTACGGCAACACCACCGTGGAATACCCCATCATCGCCGACCCCAACAAAACAGTCGCGGAACTCTACGGCATGATCCACCCCAACGAAGGCGACACGTCATCGGTGCGTTCGGTGTTCATCATTGACCCGGCCAAGAAGATCCGCCTCACCATGACCTACCCCAAGTCAACCGGGCGCAACTTCGACGAAATCCTTCGCGTGATCGACGCCCTCCAAACCGCAGACCGCGCGGAAGTCGCCACCCCAGTGGACTGGAAGAGCGGCGACCGGATCGTCGTCCCACCAACCGTCACCACTGACGAAGCCCGCGAACGCTTTGACGACGTCCAGGAGTCCTTCCCTTACTTGCGCACCGCCCAGATCCGCGGAAACTAG
- the pyrH gene encoding UMP kinase has product MESPVHFSSHAMHPVRTDRRRVLLKLSGEVFGGGSVGVNPDIVSAIAKQIVPTVPEVEISIVVGGGNFFRGAELQQRGMDRTRADYMGMLGTVMNCLALQDFLEQQGVDTRVQTAIPMSQVAESYIPRRAMRHMEKDRVVIFGAGAGLPFFSTDTVAAQRALEIHADEVLIAKNGVDGVYTADPKKDPSATKIDHITFQDALTRGLKVVDATAFSLCMDNSLPMRVFGMQGDGNLQRAIMGEDIGTVVSA; this is encoded by the coding sequence ATGGAATCGCCTGTTCATTTTTCTAGCCACGCAATGCATCCGGTTCGTACTGATCGCAGGCGAGTGCTTCTGAAACTGTCAGGTGAAGTTTTTGGTGGGGGATCCGTTGGGGTAAACCCGGACATTGTGTCGGCAATCGCTAAGCAGATCGTGCCTACCGTGCCCGAGGTGGAAATCAGTATCGTCGTAGGTGGCGGCAATTTCTTCCGCGGGGCGGAACTGCAGCAACGTGGAATGGACCGTACACGTGCGGACTACATGGGCATGTTGGGCACCGTGATGAACTGCCTTGCTCTGCAGGACTTCTTGGAACAGCAGGGCGTGGACACGCGTGTGCAAACCGCAATCCCTATGAGCCAGGTGGCCGAGTCGTATATTCCGCGCCGCGCCATGCGACACATGGAAAAGGACCGTGTCGTGATTTTCGGCGCGGGTGCTGGACTGCCGTTCTTCTCAACCGACACCGTGGCTGCACAGCGTGCGCTCGAAATCCACGCCGACGAAGTTCTCATCGCCAAGAACGGTGTGGACGGCGTGTACACCGCGGACCCCAAGAAGGACCCGTCGGCCACCAAGATTGACCACATCACCTTCCAAGACGCACTTACCCGAGGCCTCAAAGTCGTCGACGCGACCGCGTTCAGTTTGTGCATGGACAACTCCCTTCCCATGCGTGTCTTTGGCATGCAGGGTGACGGCAACTTGCAGCGCGCGATCATGGGCGAAGACATCGGAACCGTAGTCAGCGCATAG
- the frr gene encoding ribosome recycling factor has translation MDGAIEATQSAFGNVRTGRANPGLFSNIPVEYYGTATPMQQLASFQVPEARTILITPYDRSALTDIENALRNSDIGANPANDGNVIRVTLPELTEERRKEYVKIVKGDAEEGRISVRNVRRKAKEQLERIQKDGEAGEDEVKHALGELDELTKKKVDEIDSLLAAKEKELLEV, from the coding sequence ATGGATGGTGCGATCGAAGCTACCCAGTCCGCTTTCGGTAACGTACGAACCGGTCGCGCCAACCCTGGCCTGTTTTCTAACATCCCTGTGGAGTACTACGGCACTGCCACACCTATGCAACAGCTCGCATCGTTCCAGGTGCCTGAAGCTCGCACCATTCTCATCACCCCATATGACCGCAGCGCGTTGACCGACATTGAGAACGCGTTGCGTAACTCCGACATCGGCGCCAACCCCGCTAACGACGGAAACGTTATCCGCGTGACCCTCCCGGAACTCACCGAAGAGCGCCGTAAGGAGTACGTCAAGATCGTCAAGGGCGATGCTGAAGAAGGTCGCATCTCAGTGCGCAACGTGCGTCGCAAGGCCAAAGAACAGCTCGAACGCATCCAGAAGGACGGCGAAGCTGGTGAGGACGAAGTCAAGCACGCTCTTGGCGAACTCGACGAACTCACCAAGAAGAAAGTCGACGAAATCGACTCGCTTCTGGCCGCTAAAGAAAAAGAGCTGCTTGAAGTCTGA
- a CDS encoding phosphatidate cytidylyltransferase translates to MKSDLSSYDERQSKTSAGASSTSQNPVTGAEPNPQAPQPPKKDYGRAGRNLPAAIAVGLVLGGAVLASLVFIPEMFLVVALIGVVAATWELSNALSRSGSKVARVPTMISAGFMILAAYFLGREALWVTFTLGCGFILIYNQIRRHRLNPVKDVCLSIFALTYVGLMGSFIAYMLSFPMGNMLVITFLAMVVASDTGGYTFGVLWGKHPIAPSISPKKSWEGFAGSALFSTVVGVCMVVLAFGAPWWTGLVLGMVIPVFATLGDFSESMIKRDLGLKDMGTLLPGHGGVMDRLDSILPTAPVALALYHFLPGLLF, encoded by the coding sequence TTGAAGTCTGATTTGTCGTCTTACGACGAGCGCCAGTCGAAAACTTCGGCTGGCGCATCTTCGACTTCTCAGAACCCCGTCACGGGGGCTGAACCCAACCCGCAGGCACCTCAGCCACCAAAAAAGGACTACGGGCGAGCCGGGCGCAACCTTCCGGCGGCGATCGCCGTGGGTCTGGTGCTGGGTGGCGCTGTACTTGCCAGCCTGGTGTTCATTCCCGAAATGTTTTTGGTTGTGGCACTCATTGGTGTCGTGGCTGCGACCTGGGAACTGTCCAACGCACTGAGCCGATCCGGTTCTAAGGTGGCGCGTGTTCCCACCATGATTTCAGCTGGGTTCATGATCCTGGCCGCATATTTTCTGGGGCGTGAAGCGCTCTGGGTGACCTTCACACTGGGGTGTGGGTTCATCCTCATCTACAACCAGATCCGCCGGCACCGCCTCAACCCTGTAAAAGACGTGTGCTTGAGCATCTTCGCCCTCACGTATGTGGGGCTGATGGGCTCGTTCATCGCCTACATGTTGTCGTTTCCCATGGGCAATATGCTGGTGATCACCTTCCTGGCCATGGTCGTTGCTAGTGATACCGGTGGTTATACCTTTGGTGTTCTGTGGGGCAAGCACCCCATTGCGCCAAGCATTTCGCCTAAAAAGTCGTGGGAAGGCTTTGCAGGATCCGCGCTCTTCTCCACCGTTGTAGGCGTGTGCATGGTGGTGCTGGCGTTCGGTGCTCCGTGGTGGACCGGCCTTGTTCTAGGCATGGTCATTCCGGTTTTCGCCACACTGGGCGACTTCTCCGAATCCATGATCAAACGTGACTTGGGTCTTAAAGACATGGGCACGTTGCTACCTGGCCACGGGGGAGTGATGGACCGGTTGGACTCGATCCTTCCAACCGCACCAGTGGCTCTTGCGCTCTACCACTTCTTGCCAGGTCTTCTGTTCTAG